One Mycobacterium paraseoulense genomic window, ATCGAGAAGACGTTCGCGGCGATCAAGGCCGGCCGCCCGACGCCGGAGATGCTGGCGTACCAGTACCTGCAGACGCTGCCGGAAATGGCGCGCGGCGACGCGAACAAGGTGTGGGTGGTGCCGAGCGACTTCAACGCTGCGCTGCAGGGGTTCACCAGAATGCTGGGGACCCCGGGTCAGGACGGGGTGTTCCGGTTTGAGCCCTCGCCGGTCGACGACGCACCCCAACACGCCGCCGCGTCCGACGACGCCGACATCGCCGACTGGTTCTCTACCGAGACCGATCCCGCGATCGCCCAGGCGGTGGCCAAGGCCGAAGCGAGCGCCCGCCAGCCGCTCGATGGCACGCCGCCGGGGACGCCGCCGCAGTTGGCCCAATAGGATTGCCGGATGAGCCTTTTCACTTCGCCGAAGACCTACGTGGCGCTCGGCGCCTTCCACGCCGTGGACGCGGTGCTATGCGGTGTCCAGGTGGCCCCGATCAAGAAGGTCCTGGACGACGTGGGTCTGCCGGAGAACGTTCGGCCCGTGCTGCCGGTGGTGAAGGCGGCCGCCGCCGTGGGCCTGTTGTCGGTCAGCCGCTTCCCCGCCCTGGCGCGGGTGACGACGGCGATGCTGACGGTCTACTTCGTCGTCGCGCTCGGCGCGCACATCCGGGTGCGCGACAAGGTCGTCAACGCCCTTCCGGCGGCGATGTTTCTGGCCACGTTCGCCGTGATGACGGCGAAGGGGCCCGACCGCAGTTAGTCCAGGCGCAGCTCGACCATGGGCAGCGGGGTGTCGGTCTCGGTGATCGGGACGCCGAGCGTTTCCTCCAGCACCGGCCTCATCTGATCCCACGCTGCGCGATGACGGCTCACGTAGGCGGCCAGCGCGCGGTCCGCCTCGCCTTGGCTCAGTACGCGAGCGGTGGCGCGGCGGGGCGGGTGGCTGCCGGCGAAGACCCGCACGCGCGGGTCGGCCTCGATGTTGCGGAACCACTGCGCCTTTCGGCCGAAGCCGGAGGCGACGACGTAGGTGTCCGCAGCGGGATGGCCTACGACCTCCAGCACCACGTAACGCGGTGTCCCGGACTTGCGGCCGGTGTGTTCGAGCATCAGCAGCCGGGATCCGAACACCGCGCCCGCGCGGGCCTTGTAGATCCAGATCGGCGCTCGCATGAGGCGCCGCGACCGCAGCACCCGTGCGCCGGCGCTGGCGAAAAGAGTTGTGCTGGACATCTTTACCTCCATATCTCGTTCACCTGCTGATAAGGCCGTCTCGATAGATCGCAAACACCTCGCTCGCCCAGCGGCGCATGCCCGCGTGCGAGAGCGGATCCACGCCGAGCACTTCGGTCAGACGGGGCCGCAGAGTCAGCACCGCGAGGTCGTTGACAAGCAGAAACGCGGCCCGCACCTCGCCGTCCGCGCCGCCACTGGCGGTTCCCGCGGCGACCATCGCGTCGAGCGTGGTTTGGCTGAGCCGGAAAAGCCGGTCGAACAATGCCGATCCCGCCCGGCCTCCAGTGATCAGCAGCCGGCCCAGGTACGCCGGGATCGGCGACTCGGGCGGCAGGTGGGTGGCCAGCCCGTCGAGCAGACTGGGCA contains:
- a CDS encoding DoxX family protein, whose amino-acid sequence is MSLFTSPKTYVALGAFHAVDAVLCGVQVAPIKKVLDDVGLPENVRPVLPVVKAAAAVGLLSVSRFPALARVTTAMLTVYFVVALGAHIRVRDKVVNALPAAMFLATFAVMTAKGPDRS
- a CDS encoding nitroreductase family deazaflavin-dependent oxidoreductase, producing the protein MSSTTLFASAGARVLRSRRLMRAPIWIYKARAGAVFGSRLLMLEHTGRKSGTPRYVVLEVVGHPAADTYVVASGFGRKAQWFRNIEADPRVRVFAGSHPPRRATARVLSQGEADRALAAYVSRHRAAWDQMRPVLEETLGVPITETDTPLPMVELRLD
- a CDS encoding TetR/AcrR family transcriptional regulator, with amino-acid sequence MHSPLPDDRTARARIRDEALTLFAERGPDAVTLRDIATAAGVSPALLIRHYGSKDGLVEIVDDHVVATFDVLLTTMTEQTAVAGLEPTAVPSLLDGLATHLPPESPIPAYLGRLLITGGRAGSALFDRLFRLSQTTLDAMVAAGTASGGADGEVRAAFLLVNDLAVLTLRPRLTEVLGVDPLSHAGMRRWASEVFAIYRDGLISR